GTTCGCCCGGGTATCCCCATGAATTTCCAAAGTATCAGAACAAAACTTCGACGCACTCAAATAAACTCCACGAGTGCATTTAGGTACACATGGAACCCGAAATGGGACTTTGATGTTCCATTTTGACTCGGTGTTCCGCTCTCCAGCACGATGAGGCGTGTGTCCAGCATGCAGTCGGGCAGCAGTGCTCGAACGAGACAAGCGATCATCGATGCGGCGGGTGAGCTCCTCGCCCAGCGGCCTGCCGCTTCGTTGGCCGAGATCGCCGAGGCGGCGCGGGTGGGCCGCAGCACGCTGCACCGCCACTTCCCCGATCGGGCCGGGCTGATCAGCACACTGATCCGCCACCTCGCGGATCGTGTCGATCGGGTGATCGCCGAGGCGGCGCTCGATCAGGGCACCGCCAAGGCGGCATTGCACAGACTGCTGCACGGGTACTTCGAGCTCGGTCCCGGGCTGATGTTCGCGCTCGCCGAGACGCGGCGCAGTCAGGATGAGCAACTGCACGGCGCGATGTCGGCCGCCGACCGATCGGTCGCGCGGCTGCTGGAGCGCGGCCGCGCCGAGGGAGAGTTCGATTGCGCCCTCACCGCCGATTGGACTCGGCGGGCCCTGTGGTTCCTGCTGGCGGCGACCTGGGACGCCGTCGGCGCGAAGTCGATGTCTCGTCACGAGGCCGTCGACACCATGGCCCGCACCCTGGAACGGGGCATCCTCGACCAGCACGATTGATCACGGACGCCGGAGGTCCGTCGCAGGCAGACGATCCACGCCCGGGATGTTTCACGGTATGGGAGACGTTGCGTCGCGCGGCCGCGATGACGAAGGTCGAGAGCAAGGCAGCGCACGGTCCGACCCGCGCATCCGACTCCCAGCCACGATCGGCGGGGAGATCGCAGGCCTACCGTCGCCCACGCTTTCGACATCCACATCGGTGGGCGCATCGATCGGGCAGCACTGCCGTTCCCCTTCCATCCCGCAGATCAGGGAGAGC
This Actinoalloteichus hymeniacidonis DNA region includes the following protein-coding sequences:
- a CDS encoding TetR/AcrR family transcriptional regulator produces the protein MQSGSSARTRQAIIDAAGELLAQRPAASLAEIAEAARVGRSTLHRHFPDRAGLISTLIRHLADRVDRVIAEAALDQGTAKAALHRLLHGYFELGPGLMFALAETRRSQDEQLHGAMSAADRSVARLLERGRAEGEFDCALTADWTRRALWFLLAATWDAVGAKSMSRHEAVDTMARTLERGILDQHD